In Streptomyces rapamycinicus NRRL 5491, the genomic stretch GAGCCGGCCGGGGTGGAGCTGGGCGAGGGTGGCCAGTTCCATCGCGGCGAAGGCCGCATTGCGGGCGCCGGCGGGCATGATCCCGATCCCGACAGTGAGGTTCTTGGTGGAGGCCAGGACGGTGGCGGCCTGGGCGACACCACCGCGCCAGCCGAGGTCCTCCACCACCCAGACCTGGTCGAACCCCAGCTCCTCGGCGCGCCGGACATAAGGCAGCACCTCGCCGACGGGGAGATCGAGCGGCAGCATCACACCGACAGGGCCGCGGGCGGGGGGTGCGGGTGACTCGGACATCTGGGGCTCCTTCGGTCGGCTGAGGGCGTTGCTCCCGGCCCTGGTGACCGGGAGAGGAGAGCTTGTGCGGCATGGTTGTCAGGGACCGTGCCGCACAAGCGGTCAGTGGCTGCCGGCCGCCATCTCGGGGCGGCGGGCGCGGTCGGGTCCGGTGTGCAGGACGCCGGCGCTCACGGCGGTGGTCGCGCACAGCAGGGTCAGCAGGACGAAGGCGTGGTTGAGGGCGACGACGTGGGTCAGCCAGCCGATCACGGCCGGGCCGGCGAGCATGCCGACGTAGCCGAGTCCGGCGACGCGGGAGACGTTGGCCCCGGCGGCGGAGGGGTCGGGCAGTTCCTGGTCGCGCTGGTCTTCGGCGAGGTCGTCTCGCAGTTCCCGCTCGCGGGCGGGCTCTACCAGTGGGTCAGACGGCTGTGGAACGGGCGATATGCCTGGTTCAACGCCTGGATCTACATCTGTACCATCACCATCGGCATCACCAGCACCGCACTCTTCAGCTCGGACTTCCTGGCCAGCCTCTTCGCCGGAACCGCCGACGCGCCCGGCATCAGCTCCACCCCCACCCAGCGCCTGTGGATCGCGATCGGCATGACCGTCGTCTGCCTGATCTGCAACTGCTTCGGCACCAGGACACTGGCTCTGATCTCGAAGATCGGACTTGCCGCGGAGCTGATCGGCATCGTTCTCGTGGGCCTCTACCTGCTGATCTTCGAACGGCACAACTCCTTCTCGATCTTCTTCCAGACCAGCAGCTCCAACCACGACAACTACCTCATAGCCTTCATCGCCGCCTCGCTCGTCGGGCTCTTCCTCTTCTACGGCTTCGAGGCATGCGGCGAGATCGCGGAGGAGGTCCCCAATCCCTCCCGCAGCATCCCGCGGGCCATGCAGCTGACCGTGGCCGTCGGCGGAGTGGCCGCGCTCTTCGCCTTCGTTGGTTATGCCCTCGCGGCTCCGGACCTCGCTTCGATCCTCTCGGGCAAGGACACCAACCCGATCCCCTCGATCCTCCAGAGCTCGCTCGGCAGCGTGGGCACGAAGGCGGTGCTCGCGGTCATCGTCACGTCCTTCATCGCGGGTGTGATGAGCCAGCAGGCCGCCGCGAGCCGGATCGTCTTCTCCTTCGCCCGCGACGACATGTTCCCGGGATCCCGCGTCTTCTCGAAGATCTCCCGCAAGCGCCGCGTCCCCATGAACGCGTTGCTGGCCGTGAACGTCGTCCCGGTGCTGATCTTCGTGTTCGTCTACTTCTCGCCCGACTCCCTCACCAGGATCGTGTCGTTCCAGGTGCTGGCCGGATACGCGGCGTTCATGATGGTCGTACTGGCCGCGCTGCGGATGCGCCTGAAGGGCTGGCGTCCCGCCGGAGCCTGGAGCCTCGGCCGCTGGGGCTTCGTGGTCAACGTGGCGGCCCTGGTCTACGGCGTGCTCGGGATGGTTCTTCTCGCTCTGCCCACCGGCGGCTCGGGAACCTCGTTCGTGGACCAGTGGATCACACTCGTCGGTTTCCTCGTCGTCTCGGCCGTGGGTCTGGTGTATCTGCTGACCATGAAGCCGGACCGCAAGTCGACCGCGCCGGAGGGCGACGCCATGGAGGTGGCCGAGCGCCTGCGCCGCCGCGCCGCGGCCCTTGAGAGCACGACCGGAGGGAACCCCGCATGACACGCGTCCTGTATCTGTACGGAGGCTGGCCGGGGCACAAGCCCTACCAGGTGGCCGAGGAGTGGGCCCTCCCGATCTTCCAAAACCTCGGATTCGACGTCGACGAGACCAACGACATCTTCTCGCTCGACGCCGACCTCACCGGCTACGACCTCATCGCGCTCAACTGGAACAACGCCCTGCTGTCCGAGGGGCTGACCGCCGCCCAGGAGTCGAACCTGCTGGGGGCGGTGGAGAGCGGCACCGGGATCGCCGCCTGGCACGGCGCGGCCGCCGCGTTCCGCACCAGCCTCAAGTACCACTGGCTGCTCGGCGGCAGCTTCCTCGAACACCCCGCGGGCGAAGGCGTGAAGTACCCCTACGAGATCACCGTCACGGACACCGGCCACCCGATCACCGCCGGGGTGAAGGACTTCCGGGTCGCGTCGGAGCAGTACTACATGTCCGTCGACCCCAACAACCACGTCCTGGCCGAGTCCACCTTCACCGGCGAACACCTGCCGTGGCTGGAGGGAAAGACGGTCCCTCAGGCATGGACCCGCACCTGGGGCGAGGGCCGCGTCTTCTACAGCGCGGTCGGACACGACCTCGACGACCTCCAGAACCCGGACATCACCCGCCTGTGCACCCAGGGCTTCGCCTGGGCCGCCCGTCAGAACGCCTGATCCCACCGTCCGATCCGAGCTGATTGGGAACACACCATGCCTGTCCTCACCGGAGGCCAGATCGTCGCCCGGACCCTGCACAACTACGGGGTCGACGTCGTCGCCGGCATCCCCGGCCACGGCATCTGGTCACTGACCGACGCCTTCCTGGACGACGAGTCCCAGATCCCCTTCATCCAGACCTTCCACGAGCAGAGCGCCGTCCACCTCGCCGACGGCTACTACCGCGCCACCGGCCGCCCGCAGGCCGCGGTGACCTCCATCGGCGCCGGCGCGAGCAACACCGTCATCGGCATGGGCACCGCGTTCACGGACTCCACCAGTGTCCTCGTCGTCACGGGCGGCCCGCCGACCCATATGCGCGGCCACGGCCTGCTGCAGGAACTCGACCGCTACACGGCGAACGACTTCCCCAAGGTGGCCGAGGCCGTCAGCAAACGGCACTGGGTCGTCACCCGGGTCGAGGAGCTCCCCTTCGTCCTGCACCGTTGTTTCAACTCCATGCTGACCGGCCGCCCGGGCCCGGTGCACCTCGAAGTCCCCATGGACGTCCAGGCCGAGGCGGCGGACGTGCAGCTGCACGACCTGGAGCGGCGCATCCCGGTCGGCCGCCAGCACCCCGACCCGGAAGCCGTGGAGCGTGCGGTCGACGTACTCCGCGCGGCCACCCGGCCGGTCATCGTGGTCGGCGGCGGTGCGATCACGTCCGAGGCGTCCGACCAGGTCCTCGCGCTCGCCGAGCGGTGGCAGATCCCGGTCGTCACCACGTGGAACGGCAAGAGCGCCTTCCCCGAGGACCACGAGCTGTTCGCCGGCAGTGTCGGCCAGACCGGCACGATGACCGGCAACGCGATCGCCGGCTCCGCCGACGTCGTCATCTCCGTCGGCTGCCGCTTCACCGACTGGTCCGCCTCCAGCTACGCCAAGGGCATCAGCTTCTCCATCCCGCCCGCGAAGCTCATCCACATCGACATCGACCCGCACGAGATCGGCAAGAACTACCCCGCCGAAGTGGGCATCGTCGCGGACGCGCAGCGAGCCGTGGCAGCCATCGTCGACTCCCTCCCCGGCAAGGGCGTAGACCGCTCCGAGTACCTCGCCGAACTCGCAAGCCTCAAGCAGGACTGGGAGGAGAAGCTCGCCGGCCGCCGTGACAGCGACCGCTTCCCGTTCACCTCGCAGCGCCCGGTCGGCGCCCTGCGCTCCGTGCTCCCGCGCGACGCGATCATCGTCGCCGGGTCGGGCAACACCCAGGGGGCGGTCAAGCAGACCTTCCCCGTCTACTCGCCGCGCACCCACCTCACCTCCGGCGGCTTCTCCTCCATGGGCTGGGCCATCCCGGCGGCCATCGGCGCCAAACTCGCCCGACCGGACAGCCCGGTCGTGTGTGTCCTCGGCGACGGCGACTTCCTCATGACCTCCCAGGAGATCGCCCTGAGCGTCACCGCCGGCGCACCGGTGATCTTCGTCGTCCAGAACAACGCGGGCTACATGTCGATCCGCGGTGGCCAGCGCAAGCAGACCTCGCGCCACATCGGCACCGAGTTCTCCCACCCCGACGGCTCGCCGTACAGCCCCGACTTCGCGGCCATGGGCCGGGCCTTCGGCATCGAGTCGTGGAAGGTCGACGACGCCGCGTCCCTGGAGCCGACCCTGCGCAAGGCGGTCCAGTCCGGGGCACCCGCCGTGATCGAGGTTCCCACGGACCGCGACGCCGCGGGCCCCTGGGTGCCCGGCTGGTGGGACTTCCCGATCCCGGCGTACATCACCGACGAGCGCCAGGACGAG encodes the following:
- a CDS encoding APC family permease, producing MGQPADHGRAGEHADVAESGDAGDVGPGGGGVGQFLVALVFGEVVSQFPLAGGLYQWVRRLWNGRYAWFNAWIYICTITIGITSTALFSSDFLASLFAGTADAPGISSTPTQRLWIAIGMTVVCLICNCFGTRTLALISKIGLAAELIGIVLVGLYLLIFERHNSFSIFFQTSSSNHDNYLIAFIAASLVGLFLFYGFEACGEIAEEVPNPSRSIPRAMQLTVAVGGVAALFAFVGYALAAPDLASILSGKDTNPIPSILQSSLGSVGTKAVLAVIVTSFIAGVMSQQAAASRIVFSFARDDMFPGSRVFSKISRKRRVPMNALLAVNVVPVLIFVFVYFSPDSLTRIVSFQVLAGYAAFMMVVLAALRMRLKGWRPAGAWSLGRWGFVVNVAALVYGVLGMVLLALPTGGSGTSFVDQWITLVGFLVVSAVGLVYLLTMKPDRKSTAPEGDAMEVAERLRRRAAALESTTGGNPA
- a CDS encoding ThuA domain-containing protein, with the translated sequence MTRVLYLYGGWPGHKPYQVAEEWALPIFQNLGFDVDETNDIFSLDADLTGYDLIALNWNNALLSEGLTAAQESNLLGAVESGTGIAAWHGAAAAFRTSLKYHWLLGGSFLEHPAGEGVKYPYEITVTDTGHPITAGVKDFRVASEQYYMSVDPNNHVLAESTFTGEHLPWLEGKTVPQAWTRTWGEGRVFYSAVGHDLDDLQNPDITRLCTQGFAWAARQNA
- a CDS encoding thiamine pyrophosphate-binding protein, which translates into the protein MPVLTGGQIVARTLHNYGVDVVAGIPGHGIWSLTDAFLDDESQIPFIQTFHEQSAVHLADGYYRATGRPQAAVTSIGAGASNTVIGMGTAFTDSTSVLVVTGGPPTHMRGHGLLQELDRYTANDFPKVAEAVSKRHWVVTRVEELPFVLHRCFNSMLTGRPGPVHLEVPMDVQAEAADVQLHDLERRIPVGRQHPDPEAVERAVDVLRAATRPVIVVGGGAITSEASDQVLALAERWQIPVVTTWNGKSAFPEDHELFAGSVGQTGTMTGNAIAGSADVVISVGCRFTDWSASSYAKGISFSIPPAKLIHIDIDPHEIGKNYPAEVGIVADAQRAVAAIVDSLPGKGVDRSEYLAELASLKQDWEEKLAGRRDSDRFPFTSQRPVGALRSVLPRDAIIVAGSGNTQGAVKQTFPVYSPRTHLTSGGFSSMGWAIPAAIGAKLARPDSPVVCVLGDGDFLMTSQEIALSVTAGAPVIFVVQNNAGYMSIRGGQRKQTSRHIGTEFSHPDGSPYSPDFAAMGRAFGIESWKVDDAASLEPTLRKAVQSGAPAVIEVPTDRDAAGPWVPGWWDFPIPAYITDERQDEYHRTRATEQHL